In the Pontibacillus yanchengensis genome, one interval contains:
- a CDS encoding cation:proton antiporter — protein MFHSILFDFMLIGALGVGSQWIGWKYRIPAIVVMSIVGLLVGPVFGILQPAEDFGNLFTPIVSIAVAIILFEGSLSLDFREVRGLGRPVLRIVTLGAFIAWLLGSLGAHYVADLSWAVAFVIGGLFIVTGPTVILPLLRQAKLKPRPAAILKWEGIIVDPFGALLSVFAFEIIDFLTAEDVTANALLFFFFASFLAVVIGYVLGKCLGYMFEHGHVPEFLKSPVMFAVVILCFTVADEIAHETGLLAVTAMGMTLANMHISSIEDMRNFKENISVLLVSAIFVMLTASLSVDTLMQIFNLNIIAYVLIMLFLVRPLSIWVSTIGTDLSFAERTLVGWIAPRGIVALTVAGYFASVLLEAGFEDASILTSLTFALVFATVCAHGFSIGWLAKKLDLAIDGQPGVLIVGGSSFSAELAKVLKELKIPVLITDSSWQRLIPVRKSGVPFMKEEILSEQTEYHLDMTPYEYMIAASELDSYNALVCNTFVPEIGRSNLFQLTLHNRRGDDLEAMGNTIGGRLLFNEQATWEHLNDKVDSGYVFRKTNITNQYTYQQYIKELHPETLMLFVYKPSGKLSFFTHKSQPKAETGDVIVSLMPPSKEFQKIQDKIIEQRKESEEDQANHETKE, from the coding sequence ATGTTTCATTCAATTTTATTTGACTTTATGTTAATAGGTGCGCTCGGCGTAGGTTCGCAATGGATAGGATGGAAGTATCGAATACCTGCCATTGTGGTAATGTCCATTGTAGGACTTTTAGTTGGACCAGTGTTTGGAATTCTACAACCTGCTGAAGACTTTGGTAATTTATTTACGCCGATCGTTTCTATAGCAGTTGCTATTATATTATTCGAAGGTAGTCTAAGCTTAGATTTTCGTGAGGTTAGAGGTTTAGGTAGACCTGTTTTGCGTATTGTTACATTAGGTGCATTCATAGCTTGGTTATTAGGGTCATTAGGGGCGCACTATGTGGCAGATCTTTCTTGGGCAGTAGCGTTTGTGATAGGCGGCTTATTCATCGTAACCGGACCTACTGTAATTTTGCCACTCTTACGGCAAGCTAAATTAAAGCCTAGGCCTGCTGCGATACTAAAATGGGAAGGGATTATCGTCGATCCATTCGGTGCTCTTCTTTCTGTATTTGCTTTTGAAATTATTGATTTCCTAACAGCTGAAGATGTAACAGCGAATGCATTACTTTTCTTCTTCTTTGCTTCGTTCTTAGCTGTGGTGATTGGATATGTGCTAGGTAAATGCCTTGGCTACATGTTTGAACATGGGCATGTACCCGAATTCTTAAAGTCTCCCGTTATGTTCGCTGTTGTCATTCTTTGTTTCACTGTTGCTGATGAAATTGCACATGAAACAGGATTATTAGCTGTAACAGCAATGGGGATGACGCTTGCCAATATGCATATTTCCTCGATAGAAGATATGCGTAACTTTAAAGAAAATATATCTGTATTACTCGTATCAGCCATATTTGTCATGTTAACAGCTTCGCTCTCTGTTGATACATTGATGCAGATTTTTAATCTAAACATAATAGCATACGTGTTGATTATGCTATTTCTAGTTCGACCTCTGTCCATATGGGTATCAACCATTGGAACAGATTTATCATTTGCAGAACGTACTTTAGTCGGATGGATTGCACCAAGAGGTATCGTAGCATTAACGGTAGCTGGATACTTCGCAAGTGTTCTTTTAGAAGCTGGATTTGAAGATGCATCAATCTTAACGTCGTTAACATTTGCACTAGTATTCGCAACAGTATGTGCTCATGGGTTTTCCATTGGCTGGTTAGCTAAAAAATTGGATTTAGCTATTGATGGGCAGCCTGGAGTGTTAATCGTAGGAGGAAGTAGTTTTTCAGCTGAATTAGCTAAGGTATTAAAAGAATTGAAAATACCTGTTTTGATTACGGATTCATCCTGGCAACGATTAATTCCAGTTCGAAAATCTGGGGTGCCTTTTATGAAGGAAGAAATTTTATCGGAGCAAACAGAATATCACTTAGATATGACACCTTATGAATATATGATTGCAGCTTCGGAGCTTGATTCCTACAATGCTCTCGTCTGTAATACATTTGTTCCTGAGATTGGCCGTAGCAACCTATTCCAGTTAACCCTTCATAACCGCAGAGGTGATGATTTAGAAGCTATGGGTAATACGATAGGAGGAAGGTTGTTATTTAACGAGCAGGCTACGTGGGAGCATTTAAATGATAAAGTAGATAGTGGATATGTATTTCGTAAAACAAACATTACAAATCAGTACACGTATCAACAATATATCAAAGAACTACACCCTGAAACGCTAATGTTGTTCGTTTACAAGCCATCAGGTAAGTTATCATTCTTTACTCATAAGAGCCAACCTAAGGCTGAAACGGGTGATGTGATTGTTAGCTTAATGCCACCTAGTAAGGAATTTCAAAAGATTCAAGATAAAATCATTGAGCAGCGCAAAGAAAGTGAAGAAGATCAGGCCAACCATGAAACCAAAGAATAA
- the brnQ gene encoding branched-chain amino acid transport system II carrier protein, with protein sequence MTKKDTLTIGFMLFALFFGAGNLIYPPELGSQAGMNYWYAIAGFIITGVGLPIVAVTAIAFGSNDARSLGNRVHPLFGLIFTSVIYLAIGPFFGIPRAANVAYEMGVSPLVGSTTGSLWLFGFTIIFFALVFWISLNPSKIVDRVGQWLTPILLVAIVSLCVASFFNFDAPLQSATGNYTSGPLFQGFVNGYLTMDAIAGLAFGIIVVNALKDRGVSPGKSMIKETIKAGLVTATGLTFVYTSIGWMGAKMASLDSYDNGGDILSSGAEILFGSAGALILGLIVALACFTTCVGLTVACSQFFSTTFSNIKYTHVAIVVTLVSFSIANLGLNQIIAYSVPVLKFIYPLAIVLIVLSFFHQVFKGSSYVYRGALLFTLLFSVYDGLKAFGLELKSFENVLSIFPLFEQSLGWALPALIGAILGYLIDRNKNGTSMKASTRKVS encoded by the coding sequence ATGACAAAAAAAGATACACTGACGATTGGTTTCATGCTTTTTGCTCTATTTTTTGGAGCTGGTAACTTAATTTATCCACCAGAGCTTGGTAGCCAAGCTGGTATGAACTACTGGTATGCTATTGCTGGGTTTATCATCACAGGAGTAGGTCTTCCTATTGTTGCTGTTACAGCTATTGCATTTGGTAGCAATGACGCTAGGTCACTAGGAAATCGGGTTCACCCTTTATTTGGTCTTATTTTCACATCTGTCATTTATTTAGCGATCGGACCTTTTTTCGGAATTCCACGTGCAGCAAACGTTGCATATGAAATGGGTGTAAGCCCTCTAGTAGGATCAACTACGGGATCTTTATGGCTTTTTGGATTTACAATCATCTTTTTTGCCTTAGTATTCTGGATTAGCTTAAACCCATCAAAAATAGTGGATCGAGTTGGCCAATGGTTAACACCTATTTTGTTGGTAGCAATTGTATCCCTTTGTGTTGCAAGCTTCTTTAATTTTGATGCACCATTACAATCGGCTACGGGTAACTATACAAGTGGCCCTCTATTTCAAGGGTTCGTCAATGGTTACTTAACAATGGATGCCATTGCAGGATTAGCCTTTGGAATCATTGTTGTAAACGCCCTTAAAGATCGAGGCGTTTCACCAGGAAAGTCCATGATTAAAGAAACCATAAAAGCTGGGCTGGTAACAGCTACTGGACTTACTTTTGTGTATACTTCTATTGGTTGGATGGGAGCGAAAATGGCTTCTCTCGATTCCTATGACAATGGAGGAGACATTTTATCTTCCGGTGCAGAAATCCTTTTTGGATCAGCAGGAGCACTAATCCTTGGACTTATCGTTGCTTTAGCTTGTTTTACGACATGTGTTGGCTTAACGGTAGCATGTAGTCAATTTTTCTCTACAACATTTTCCAATATAAAGTACACCCATGTAGCTATTGTGGTAACCTTAGTTAGTTTTTCAATTGCAAATCTTGGGTTAAATCAAATCATTGCGTACTCTGTACCTGTGCTTAAGTTCATTTATCCTCTTGCTATCGTGTTAATCGTTTTATCCTTCTTTCATCAAGTATTTAAAGGTTCCAGCTATGTCTATCGAGGGGCTTTATTGTTCACCCTCCTATTTAGTGTATATGATGGCTTAAAAGCTTTCGGCCTTGAGTTGAAATCATTTGAAAATGTACTAAGTATTTTCCCGTTATTTGAACAGAGTTTAGGCTGGGCACTACCAGCACTTATTGGAGCAATCCTAGGTTATTTGATTGACCGGAATAAAAATGGAACATCAATGAAGGCTTCTACACGAAAAGTTTCTTAA
- a CDS encoding MFS transporter — MEQQPEKLWNRSFILLILANWFTFMSFQMLIPTLPPYMEDIGGSKTQVGLVTTLFSIGAILSRPFIGHILQSQARKVLVLVGSISLLIITSLYSVTAIIVVFLLFRFIHGLAWGWSTTTNGTAAVDLVPKKKIGEGMGYFGLSVTIGMIIAPSLGIFLFQNYNFNILIVASVSLGIIALTLFSLTTFITPEEVHKKTFDMKSFSFFGSLIEKPSWYPALVSFFNTFGYGAIVTFIVIYGEEKNIDHIYLFYLFNATFATIARPITGRFFDRRGPWLVIMTCSLFAFAGMWTIAIAESFIYLIIAGILFGIGFGSMMPAFQAWIISKTTQERSGIANGMYYSSIDLGIGLSALLLGVISNQLGLETASLFKISSVSFLLVLLLTYFDYRKNKHIPWVEASE, encoded by the coding sequence ATGGAACAACAGCCTGAGAAGTTATGGAATCGATCGTTTATTTTATTGATTTTAGCCAATTGGTTTACCTTTATGAGTTTTCAGATGTTAATCCCTACTTTACCCCCTTATATGGAGGATATTGGTGGGAGCAAAACGCAAGTAGGACTTGTTACGACCTTATTTTCAATCGGCGCCATTTTAAGCAGACCATTTATTGGTCACATCTTGCAAAGCCAGGCCCGTAAGGTCTTAGTGTTGGTTGGTTCTATTTCGTTACTGATCATCACATCTCTGTATTCTGTAACAGCCATTATTGTAGTATTTTTATTATTCCGTTTCATACATGGTCTAGCATGGGGCTGGTCTACAACCACAAATGGAACTGCTGCCGTTGATTTAGTCCCTAAGAAGAAGATTGGTGAAGGCATGGGCTACTTTGGCCTTTCCGTTACCATCGGCATGATTATTGCACCAAGCCTTGGAATCTTTTTATTCCAGAACTATAACTTTAACATTCTTATTGTTGCCTCCGTCAGTTTAGGAATTATCGCGCTCACTTTATTTAGTCTTACTACATTCATTACACCAGAAGAGGTCCATAAGAAAACATTCGACATGAAGTCATTCTCTTTCTTTGGCTCCCTCATTGAGAAGCCAAGTTGGTACCCTGCCTTAGTGTCATTTTTTAATACATTTGGTTACGGTGCAATAGTGACGTTTATCGTCATCTACGGTGAGGAAAAAAATATTGATCATATTTACTTGTTTTACTTATTTAACGCAACCTTTGCCACTATTGCAAGACCGATTACTGGACGTTTCTTTGACAGAAGAGGACCTTGGCTCGTCATTATGACATGCTCCCTTTTCGCATTTGCAGGTATGTGGACAATCGCCATTGCTGAAAGCTTCATTTACCTCATTATTGCTGGGATTCTATTCGGTATTGGATTCGGCTCTATGATGCCAGCATTCCAAGCATGGATCATCTCTAAAACGACACAAGAAAGAAGTGGTATTGCGAACGGCATGTACTATTCTTCCATTGATTTAGGGATTGGACTTAGTGCGCTCTTATTAGGTGTCATTTCTAACCAACTTGGACTCGAGACCGCTTCTCTTTTTAAAATCTCAAGCGTTAGTTTCCTATTAGTACTTCTTTTAACCTACTTCGATTATCGAAAAAACAAGCATATTCCATGGGTAGAAGCATCAGAGTAA
- a CDS encoding putative metalloprotease CJM1_0395 family protein, translating into MAAIGAVNQVTTQPLQPAKQVEHTKKNSTHLEGQNESLQQSKQKSSVKQEEHHYGDKLSAEAKQEISKLKATELKVKAHEQAHQSVGGQFAGGINYDTQKGPDGQQYITGGEVPISMPKTDDPEKTIQAMEQVRRAALAPANPSSQDMQVAAKASQQMMEAQGELKKQSQSSDDEAEHQAAHFQKVQQLYANQQAVVGSFKPETIFDVTA; encoded by the coding sequence ATGGCGGCAATCGGAGCAGTGAATCAAGTGACTACACAACCACTTCAACCAGCCAAGCAAGTTGAGCACACTAAGAAAAACAGTACTCATCTTGAGGGTCAAAATGAATCACTACAGCAGTCAAAACAGAAATCGTCTGTGAAACAAGAGGAACATCACTATGGAGATAAGTTATCAGCAGAAGCAAAGCAAGAAATTTCTAAACTAAAAGCTACTGAACTAAAGGTGAAGGCACACGAACAAGCCCATCAATCTGTCGGAGGCCAATTTGCAGGCGGTATCAATTATGACACCCAAAAAGGTCCGGATGGACAGCAGTACATTACCGGTGGAGAAGTTCCTATTAGTATGCCAAAAACAGATGATCCTGAAAAAACCATCCAAGCGATGGAACAAGTAAGGAGAGCAGCATTGGCCCCTGCTAACCCTTCATCACAAGACATGCAAGTAGCTGCAAAGGCTTCCCAACAAATGATGGAAGCACAAGGGGAGTTGAAAAAACAATCTCAGTCATCAGATGATGAAGCTGAACATCAAGCTGCCCACTTCCAAAAAGTGCAACAGCTGTACGCCAATCAACAGGCTGTCGTCGGATCATTTAAACCAGAAACCATCTTTGATGTAACGGCTTAA
- a CDS encoding AI-2E family transporter, translating to MYNKRWFQALVVTILIFILFWLMRHNHYVFEPVFKYVSAIAFPVIAAGVLYYVTRPIVHMLEEYRIPRLLSIFVVFLLLIVVGFLVVNFIAPIAQQQFSRFYDNLPGMINEVENLITLWQSNQDIIPEQFMSEIKSAQEQLTGSIKDVTLGFTDFLINTLAQIVQFLFLLILVPFFLFFMLKDGEKLQPFVSQFFKDKKSESITRLFQRVDHTLSSFIQGQLLVSFFVGILLFIGYVIIDLNYSLTLALFGLITNVIPFAGPYLAVIPAILVALFQDPQKVLWVILIMIIAQQIEGNFISPNVMGKALSIHPLTIITLILAAGSIAGFLGLLFVIPFYAVIKAIIGHFYEEALDSKEF from the coding sequence ATGTACAATAAGCGTTGGTTTCAAGCTTTAGTCGTTACGATCCTAATCTTCATCCTATTTTGGTTGATGAGACATAACCATTACGTGTTCGAACCGGTCTTTAAATACGTAAGTGCCATCGCATTTCCCGTTATAGCAGCTGGAGTTCTTTATTATGTGACTCGTCCCATTGTTCACATGCTAGAAGAATATCGAATCCCAAGGTTGCTTTCCATTTTCGTCGTATTTCTTTTGTTAATTGTCGTTGGATTTTTGGTGGTAAACTTTATTGCACCAATTGCTCAACAACAATTCTCTAGATTCTACGATAACTTGCCGGGCATGATTAATGAAGTGGAAAACCTCATTACCCTATGGCAATCCAATCAAGATATTATCCCTGAACAATTCATGTCTGAGATCAAGAGTGCGCAGGAGCAACTTACTGGATCCATTAAAGATGTGACACTTGGATTTACCGATTTTCTCATTAATACGCTTGCCCAAATCGTCCAATTTTTGTTCTTACTCATACTTGTGCCATTCTTTTTATTCTTCATGCTTAAAGATGGGGAAAAGCTTCAACCATTTGTGTCCCAGTTTTTTAAAGATAAAAAATCTGAGAGTATTACGCGTTTATTTCAACGTGTGGACCATACGCTCTCTTCTTTCATACAAGGTCAGCTATTGGTGAGCTTCTTTGTAGGTATTTTATTATTTATTGGGTATGTGATTATCGATTTAAACTACTCTCTAACATTAGCTTTATTTGGTCTAATAACAAATGTCATTCCTTTCGCAGGGCCATACTTAGCAGTTATACCAGCAATACTCGTTGCCCTGTTCCAAGATCCACAAAAGGTTCTATGGGTTATCTTAATTATGATTATTGCGCAGCAAATTGAAGGAAACTTCATATCACCAAACGTTATGGGGAAAGCATTAAGTATTCACCCACTAACCATTATCACGCTAATATTGGCCGCAGGTAGCATAGCCGGTTTCCTCGGATTGCTATTTGTCATCCCATTCTATGCAGTGATTAAAGCGATAATAGGCCACTTTTATGAAGAAGCCTTAGATTCGAAGGAGTTTTAG